The window AGCACAAGCGCTCTGTCGTCGACTCCCTTGACATCGAGAGCATGAGTGAGCCCCCTGACCCTCCTTGCCCCTTGTACGCCCCCTCAAAATCAAGGCTCCCCTTTCTCTGCAGGCAGGGCGGAAGGAGGAGGGGTCCGTGAGGGTCCCCAGTAAAGGTTCAGAGTCCCCTCTGGGGTTCCTGTGGGGGGTTTGGAGGTTGCTGTGAGGGTCTCGGGGAGACCTTGAGGGCCTTCAGCAAAGGCTCGACGTCCCTTGGGAGGATTCTGGGGGTCTCGTGGGGGTCTTGGGGGTCTCCATAAAgatttttggggtgggggtgagggCTGAGAGTCTTAGGGGGACCATGAGTGTCCCCAGCAAAGCGTCAGGGTCCCCATGGGGGTCTTGAGGATCTGTGACGGTCCCTAGCAGAGGCTTGGCATCCCCGTGAGGGTCTTGGGGATCCTTTGAGATCCCCTGGTGGAGGCTCAGGGTCCCTGTGAGGCTCTGTGGGGGTCCCTGTGAGATTGCCTGGTGAAAGCTCAGGGTCACCTGGGAGGGTCTCAGGAGCCTTGGGGGCCCGGTGGAGGCTCTGAGTCCCAATGACAGCCTTGAGGAGCTGTGGGGGGTCTCCAGGAGGGTCCTAGGGGATCATGGGAGTCCCCATGACAGTCCCAAACAGAGACTTAGGTTACCCAGAAGGGTCCCTGGAAGGGTCTCAAGATCCCCACGAGGGTCTCAGGGCACCCATGAAGATCCCCAGCAGAGGCTTGGGATCACCATGAGGGTCCCTATGAGGGTCCTGCCATCCCTGTGATAGTCTCGGGGGCCCTGTGAGGGTTTTGGCATTCCAGTCAGGGTCCCCATGAGGGTCTTGGTGTCCCCGTGAGGGTGTCAGGGTCCCCATGAGGGTGTCAGGGTCCCCATGAGGGTGCCCAGCAGAGCTTTGGGGTCCGCATGAGTCTCCCCAGCCAAGGCTCAGCATCCCCAGAAGGCTACTGGAGTTCGTCAGGGGCTGTGAGCTTGCAGAGAAGGACAGCAGGGGCATGATGGCCCTTCGGGGACTTGTCACTGCTGTCCTCTCATGTCATCGGCCATTGGGGGGGTTCGTTTTGCAGCCATCGAGGATGAGTACAGTGGCCCCAAGCTGGATGGTGGCAAGGTGACGTTGGCTTTCATGAAGGAGCTGATGCAGTGGTACAAGGAGCAGAAGAAACTCCACAGAAAATGTGCCTACCAGGTACCCCAGTTCCCCCAAACTCCCCCCAGTCCCCTGCTGggccctgccctgtccccaaGTGTCACACGTTCTCCTCCTTGTCACCTCTGCTGACCCTTTGTCCCGGCAGATCCTGGTGCAGGTGAAGGAGGTGCTGGCTAAGCTCCCCACATTAGTAGAAACGACGTTGAAGGAGGTGGGTGCCCCTTGCCAGGTGCCGGTGCCGCTGGGTGTGTGTGAAGTCCCCAAGCGGTGACGTGCCACCCTGGCTCATCCCAAATGCAGACGGAGAAGGTGACGGTGTGCGGGGACACCCACGGGCAGTACTATGACCTGCTGAACATCTTCGAGCTCAACGGGCTGCCCTCTGAGTCGAACCCTTACGTATCCCCCAGAAGGGAGTAGGGTTGAgctgcccctgccccggggTCTCACTGGGATTGATCCCACCCCTGTGGTGGGGACAGGTGTGGGGACGGGTGGCATGAAGGGTCGGAGACCCGGGGAGCTGTTTTCCTGAACCAGCTGCAGATATTCAACGGGGACTTTGTGGACCGTGGGTCCTTCTCAGTCGAGGTCATTCTCACACTCTTCGGCTTCAAGCTCCTCTACCCTGATCACTTCCACCTGCTCCGAGGTAACGTGGCCACCACGGGTGATGAGTCCTTGTCCCTCCATCCTGGGTTGTGGGgccatgtcccctgtccccgGTTGTGGGGCCTTGTTCCACgcccatgtcccctgtccctaAGCATGGGACCAGCTCATGGGGCCACATCATCTGTCGTGGGTCGTGGGGCCAGGTCCCCTCTCCCTAGTTGTGGGGCCACATCCTGTGTCTCCTGTCACCTCCTGGGGTCTCAGGGCCCTGTCCCGGGTCCTGGTGCCATGTCCCCAGTTGTGGGGCTGCATTCCCTATCTCTGGTCCCGGGGTTGAGCTGTGGGGCCGTGTCACGTGTCCTTGGGACTTTGTGCCTTGTCCCCCATCCTGGGTCATGGGCCCTCGTTCCCTGCCCATCTCGGGGTGAGCCGTGGGGCTTTGTCCCCTGCCTGGTGTCCCTGGGCCTGGCAATGCCACCGCCTCCCTGTAGGGAACCACGAGACGGACAACATGAACCAGATCTATGGTTTCGAGGGGGAGGTGAAGGCCAAATACACAGCGCAGATGTTCGCCCTCTTCAGCGAGGTCTTTGAGTGGCTGCCGCTGGCCCAGTGCATCAATGGCAAAGTGCTGGTGAGGGGATACCATGTCCgtcccccctgtccccagcccagccccctGGGATGTCACTGCATGGGGCAGGTTTGCCTGTGAGCTCCCTGTTGGTTGGGGGGTCCCTGCCATTCCTGTCCCCATGGAGTTGAGGTGATCCTCATCCCTGGTGGGGTTTGGGTGGTGGGGGTCCCtgccatccctgtccccagggagtTGGGGTGATCCCTGTCCTTTGCGGGGTTTGGGTGGGGGGTCTCTGCCATCCCCATGGTGTTGGGGTGATTCCTATCTCTCATGGGGTTTGGGTGGGGGTCCCCAGTGAGCCAGGGTGGTCCCTGTCCCTGGTGGGGCTTGGGGGGCCCCCACCATCCATGTCTCCTGGGGGCTTGGGGGTGCTCCCTGCACAAGTGGGGGGTCCATGCTGTCCTCAGGGGCTGCGGGTCCCTTCCCTCCTCACCCCTGGGGTTGATCCTCACCAGGGTTAGGATGGGGAGGGGTCCCTGTTGTCCCCATTGTCCCCATACCAACGTGGCTTCTGTCCCAGATCATGCATGGGGGTCTCTTCAGCGAGGATGGTGTCACCCTTGATGACATCCGGAAGATCGAGAGGAACCGGCAGCCCCCGGACTCAGGTGGGAGATGGACGCGGAGAGATGCCCCTTATTCCCTGCTGTGGCATCCCAGCCATCTCCAAGGGACCGAGATGTCCCCCCAGGGGCGGATGGGGGACCCTGACCCCCCTCTGCTTTCTCCACAGGTCCCATGTGTGACCTGCTCTGGTCTGACCCGCAGCCCCAGGTGAGTTGAACCCCAGCAGTGGGTCCCAAACGCCTCTCCCTCTGCCCCGCCTCCTTGGGGACGGCCACCACCTTGTCCCTGGGGTCCTGGTGATGCTGGCCTTCCCGCAGAACGGCCGCTCTGTCAGCAAACGTGGGGTCAGCTGCCAGTTTGGGCCCGATGTCACCAAGAGCTTCCTGGAGCGCAACCGCCTCGACTACATCATCCGCAGCCACGAGGTGAAGCCTGAGGGCTATGAGGTGGCCCACGATGGCAAATGCGTCACTGTCTTCTCTGCCCCCAACTACTGGTGAGTGTCACCAGCACCTGGGGACAGGGCGGTGCCACTGCCACTGGCAAGGATTGGGCCCCGTTGTGCCTGCTCCCCGGCTCATGTGCACCCTTGGTGTCCCCTGAGACTCAGCGTGCCCTCAGTCTGGTCCCTGGGTGTCCCCTGTGCCTCAGTGTCCCAAAGCATCTCCTGTTCCCATCACTGGGTTGTCACCATGTCTCGGCATCCGTGTGGGATGTTGCTGTCCCCAAGCCTTGGTCCCTCTGCACCATACCTCAGTGTCCGCAAGTGTCCCCGAGCCTCAGTGCCCCTGCACGGGGCTCTACCTCGGTGTCCCCAGGGGTCCCCGAGCCTTGGTTGTCCCTGAGCTTTGCTGTCCATGTATGGAGCTATACCTCCATGTTGTCAAgtgtccctgtccctgggggtccccaagcCTCGGTGTCCCCATGGGGGGGGCCATGCTTTCATGTCCCCaagcatccctgtcccccctgCCAGCGACCAGATGGGCAATAAGGGCTCCTATATCCACCTGCGAGGCAGCGACCTGCGCCCCGACTTCCACCAGTTCACAGCAGTGGTGAGTCTGGGAGGGGACACTCCCCCCGCTCCTCCCCAAGCCTGGGGACCTCCCTACCCCCTCCCTGGGGACCAGTTGAATCTGGGATCCCCTCAAAAACCTGGGGACCCCCTGAACCTGCGATCCCTGAAAGCTGTCCCCAGAGACCCCTGAAATCCTCCCTAGGGACACCCCCAAATCTGTGCCCTGCAAACTCTCTTTGGTGacatcctgccccccccccccccccccccccccaaatcttgGACCCTCCAAAacccaccccagggacccccctcAACCCTGGGAACCCCAGACTATCCTTGGGGACCCCTAAGACCCACGGTGGAGCCCCCTGGAAACCTCCACATGTTTCCTGAACCTCCCAGTGACCCTCTTCAAACCGAAGCCCtacccccacctcccctcccacctGTGGGACTCCCCAAAACCCTCCCTcagctcccctccccccccagtagttccccagatcctcccaAGCCCTTCGTCAGCCCCTTCCCCAAcctggggggattgggggggctCCATAGGGGCTAGTGGGGAGCTCAGGGGTTTTGGGAAGGTTCATAGGGGCTATGTGGGGAGCTgttgggggggctctggggcttATGGGGGTTTTatagctgctgtttggggagtTCAGGGGCTGCTGGGAGGGGTAATAACAGGCGgtagcacccatgggtgccctagggctgggatttttttagggagggggtggagggagcCGATTTgaccccctcacccccccctcTCTCCTACAGCCTCACCCCAATGTCAAGCCCATGATGTACGCCAAcaccctgctgcagctgggcatgATGTGACCCCCTacggggtgcccccccccgggtgcctccccccaccccagcaccccgaGGGGGTTTTTAATATATTGGAAGATTGtatttattcccccccccttccagtTTGCCCAGTttgggcaggagctgggacaGCACCCCAGGGGGGTGGTtgggtgggggctgggggggggatgtcCATCTGCTGGCAttgccccccccggggggggctgccccttGTTGCCCCTCCCCCAACAAGCAATAGGTGCATGGAGATGGGGGGGTGTTTGCTCAGgatttgccccccccccccgccccgtggcCCCCCCCCAAGGACGTgccccacttccccccccccccccgccatcctCCGCCGGGCGATTTTACCGTCTGTAATTAATGAtgttaaaataaagtaattattGTAAACTGGGCGGGGACCCAGGCGTCGGGGCGAGGGGGGAGCAGCCCCCACCTGTTGCTAGACCGACCCGTGGCTGTAGGTAGGGGCTATTTCCACAGCAACCAGCTGCCCGTTGCCATTGCAGCCGGGGGTCATTGCAACGCTGCTCTTGCGACTGTGACCCGCCTTGCCGTGGCGGCGGGAGTGACCGTTGGCGGGAGggcgggggtgtgtgtgtctgtgggaggcggggggggggggggggggtaggtgCTCGTTGCTATGGCGACCTTGCTACGGCCCCCCACGGCAGAGTGGACGGGGCTAGGAGCGGGGGGCGGAGCTGTCTGTTTCACGTGGTACTGAGCCACGCGCCTTTCCCGATCTTTCTCCGTCCGCGGCCGCTTTGGCGCATTGCGGGTCAGCGGCAACCAATCAGGGCGGCGCTCTCAGCCCGCCGCGCCTCCCTAGCCAATGAGGCAGCGGCGCACAGCGAACGAGAGGGATCCTTCCGCCGGGGGCGGGCCCTGACAGGGGCATGGCCTGCGAAAGGGGCGGGGCCAGCGGAGGGATCCGCGGGTCTGCGGTTGCAGGAGCGCGTGTCCGCCAGAGGAGCGCCATGGTCAGGGGACGGCACTGGGGTTGCCACGGCGACGGGAGGGgcgctgtggggcagggggggcccACCGGCCTTGCTCTGGCGACTAAGGGGCTGCTacggggtcggggggggggggaacccatCGGCGTTGCTGTGACGACCAAGGGACTGCTACGGGGGTGGGGGAACCCACCGGCGTTGCTGTGGCGACCAAGGTGCTGCTATGGGGCGGGGGAGAGAGGCATTGAGGTTGCTTTGGCGACCAAAGGGTTGCTGGGGGAGGTGTCACTGGGTTGCTATGTCAGCACGTCACTGGTGGTTTGGCGGAGGCctatgggtgctgggggcatgttgggattttggggggctATGTGTGCTATGCGGGTGTTGGGGGGTTgaggggggctgtgggtgccagTGGGTGTCGGGGGGTATCCCATGGGTACCCCCTCACCCTtgtctcccccccccaggctgaCCAGCTCACTGAGGAGCAGATTGCaggtggggggaaggcaggggGTGACAGCGGGGTGAGGGGACCCCAGAGGGGACCCTGGGTGGGAAAACActtgggggggcactggggagtgggggaacactggggggaaggggggttGGACCATGGGGGGTCACTGGGTTAGGGGGACACACCAGGGTGGAGGGGTGACACTGGTGTGTCAGGGTGACAGCGGGACACCGTGGAGGGGACATAGGGGTGCTGGGGTGACAGTGGGGCACTCTGGAGGAGATATTGAGGTGTCAGGATTGACAGTGGGATACCCAGGAGGGGACATTGGGCTGTCGGGGTGACAGCGGGACACCCAAGAGGGGCCACTGGTGTGTCAGGGGAGTAGCACCAGGGCACGCAGGAGGGGACGCTGGCCATCAGGGTGACCTGGCGGTGCAGCTGGTGCCACCCATGGACCCCCTGGCTGTCCCCGGCCCCTGCTGGTGACAGCATGTGACCCCGTCCCCGTGGTGACGGTTCCCAGAGTTCAAGGAGGCGTTCTCGCTCTTCGACAAGGATGGGGATGGCACCATCACCACCAAGGAGCTGGGCACTGTCATGCGCTCACTGGGCCAGAACCCTACTGAGGCTGAGCTGCAGGACATGATCAATGAGGTGGATGCTGATGGTGAGCCCCGCCTGTCCCTGCGTGTCCGCTTGTTCCTCTGTCCCCCTGCTCACTGTCCCTTCGTCCCACCCCCAGGCAACGGCACCATCGACTTCCCCGAGTTCCTCACCATGATGGCGAGGAAGATGAAGGATACGGATAGTGAGGAGGAGATCCGTGAGGCTTTCCGTGTCTTTGACAAGGTGGgtcagggacagggatggggacaggggaatGGGCGAGGCAACGGTGTCATCACCGTGTTCCCAACCCCAGGATGGGAATGGGTACATCAGCGCAGCGGAGCTGCGGCACGTGATGACCAACCTGGGGGAGAAGCTGACGGATGAGGAAGTGGATGAGATGATCCGAGAGGCTGACATCGACGGCGATGGGCAGGTCAACTATGAGGGTGAGTGCCACTGTCACCCCAGGGGTCCCCACTGTCACTCGGTGTCTCCTCTGTCAGCCACAGGTCCTTGCTGGCACCCAATGGGACCCTGCTGGCATCCACCCACGGGGCTTCTCATTCCCTAGTGCTGCACTGCGTTCCCCATCATCTTTAGCTTGGGGTACCACTGTGTCCCCTGTCACCCCTGGCAAGAACCTTGTgttggggacagggacagaaaTGGGCATGGGGACAATATCCACGTCTCTTATCACCCCTCTTGCCATGAACATGGGATCCCACTACATTCCCTCATCCCCAAGGGGCCAGACGCATCGTGTCGCCTCTTTCTGGGGACCCCACTGAGtcccctgtccctgctctgtccccccatccccactggCTCTGCAGTATCCCCCTGTCCCCATTCCTGCCCCCAGTGCGTTCCCTGTCCCTGTCAAGTCCCCGTCCATGTTCTGTCCCCATTCTATCTTCATCCCCAtcgtgtccctgtccccactgaccctttctctctcctggcAGAGTTTGTGCAGATGATGACGGCGAAGTGAGAGGGCATGAGGCCACCGAGAACCcccctgctgcctctgcctgtccctgccacCAAGAGGTCCCCGGgttccccctgcaccccaaaccccccattTGGGGGCACCcatggaggtgctgggagggggaaTCCCACCAGGACAAAGGGACCCCAAACCTTCTATAGGGGCTTTGGGGGAGGGTGTGGGGGGACCTTATTTCCTCATAGAGGGTTTGGAGGGGTCCAGGGCAGATTCAGGGTCCCCCTCCACAGCAGGACCCCCTTTGCCCCAGGAGAGTGTTTTGGGGCATTTCAGGGGGATTTGGGGTCTCAGGAGGGTTGGGGATCCCTGGGTGTGGGGAACTGGGACCAGGCCCTGGTTTGGGGGCATTTGGGgccctttttttggggggggggggcgggcacaCCAAGCTCCATTTTTGGGCATTTGGGGAGAATTTTGGGCCTTGGTGGGAGTGGGACCAGGCTCTGGTTTTGGTGCATTTTGGGGAAGAATTCGGGGGGCTACAGGCCCCCCGCTCCCCTGTCTGGGCGCTGTTGCGGGCGGCCAAAGCTGTGAAATAAACCGCTGGTTTTACAGTTCCTGCAGCCTTAACGAGGCGCTGTAACAAGGGCCCCTAATGAAGGTCCTGATGCCGGTGGCACCCCCCACACAGGGGGTgagggtgggtttgggggtgctggggcgGTGCGATGGTGCATGGTTGTGCAGGTTTGGGGGTGTTCATTCATGTCGGAGTGTAGTTGGGTGCAGTTGGGGTGTACGGGTGTAGCTGGGGTGTAGTTGGGACACAGAGGTGTGTTTGAGGTGCAGTTGGGTGTACTCAGTGCAGTTGGGGTGTATGGGTGTAGTTGGGGCACAGGGTTGTGTTTGGGGTACAGTCGGGTGTACTTGGGGTGCAGTTAGGGTGTGTGGGTGTAGTTGGACACA is drawn from Haliaeetus albicilla chromosome Z, bHalAlb1.1, whole genome shotgun sequence and contains these coding sequences:
- the LOC104314742 gene encoding serine/threonine-protein phosphatase 5 → MAEGERAESGGGPGPGRPPSPAELERAEALKTRANEFFKGKDYENAVKYYSSAIELNPTNAIYYGNRSLAYLRTECYGYALADATRAVELDKKYVKGYYRRAASNMALGKFKAALRDYETVVKVRPNDKDAKLKYQECHKIVKQKAFERAIASDEHKRSVVDSLDIESMTIEDEYSGPKLDGGKVTLAFMKELMQWYKEQKKLHRKCAYQILVQVKEVLAKLPTLVETTLKETEKVTVCGDTHGQYYDLLNIFELNGLPSESNPYIFNGDFVDRGSFSVEVILTLFGFKLLYPDHFHLLRGNHETDNMNQIYGFEGEVKAKYTAQMFALFSEVFEWLPLAQCINGKVLIMHGGLFSEDGVTLDDIRKIERNRQPPDSGPMCDLLWSDPQPQNGRSVSKRGVSCQFGPDVTKSFLERNRLDYIIRSHEVKPEGYEVAHDGKCVTVFSAPNYCDQMGNKGSYIHLRGSDLRPDFHQFTAVPHPNVKPMMYANTLLQLGMM
- the LOC104311303 gene encoding calmodulin-1 yields the protein MACERGGASGGIRGSAVAGARVRQRSAMADQLTEEQIAEFKEAFSLFDKDGDGTITTKELGTVMRSLGQNPTEAELQDMINEVDADGNGTIDFPEFLTMMARKMKDTDSEEEIREAFRVFDKDGNGYISAAELRHVMTNLGEKLTDEEVDEMIREADIDGDGQVNYEEFVQMMTAK